In a single window of the Cydia amplana chromosome 4, ilCydAmpl1.1, whole genome shotgun sequence genome:
- the LOC134647297 gene encoding dual specificity protein phosphatase 13B-like isoform X2, with protein MSYRDTSFGSSSSMSMLSSLSAYRRPMDVHSYSPTPDVNEVYPGLYVGDGVAAKDKAFLRRMGITYVLNTAEGKRYTQVDTDHLYYRDCPGLRYKGFPMMDLPTTDISKYFHIAANFIDEGISRGSRVLVHCFMGVSRSATCAIAFLMIKRNMSLTEALATVRARRDIHPNEGFLRQLQALDRDLRLRLR; from the exons AGTTTCGGCTCGTCGTCGTCGATGTCCATGCTGAGCTCGCTGAGCGCGTACCGGCGGCCGATGGACGTGCACTCCTACAGCCCCACACCGGACGTTAATGAGGTGTATCCTGGACTCTACGTGGGGGATGG ggtggccgcAAAAGACAAGGCGTTCCTCCGCCGGATGGGCATCACCTACGTGCTAAACACCGCCGAAGGGAAGCGGTACACGCAGGTCGACACCGACCACCTCTACTACCGCGACTGCCCAGGCCTGCGGTACAAGGGCTTCCCGATGATGGACTTGCCCACCACCGACATATCCAAGTATTTCCACATCGCCGCCAACTTTATCGACGAGGGCATTTCCAGAGGAA GTCGCGTGCTCGTCCACTGCTTCATGGGCGTGTCCCGGTCGGCGACCTGCGCCATCGCATTTCTCATGATCAAGCGCAACATGTCGCTCACGGAGGCGCTGGCGaccgtgcgcgcgcgccgcgacaTCCACCCCAACGAGGGTTTCCTGCGCCAACTCCAGGCGCTCGACCGGGACCTCCGCCTCCGCCTCCGCTGA
- the LOC134647300 gene encoding large ribosomal subunit protein mL42: protein MAHLIRAVGFKPVGVITRNFNKIVITDDGSTIVALHRDQEFPYEHSRPLPDEVKDDSILRMSDYKEVKRVFYNVKPEIARQHLSAMTLTTKHRWFPRARDKKAKNTEMDRPYL, encoded by the coding sequence ATGGCTCATTTGATACGTGCGGTAGGATTCAAACCCGTAGGAGTTATAACTAGGAACTTTAACAAAATCGTGATTACGGATGATGGATCTACGATAGTTGCACTTCATAGAGACCAAGAATTCCCATACGAACACTCAAGACCTCTTCCTGATGAAGTTAAGGACGACTCTATCCTGAGAATGTCTGATTACAAGGAGGTGAAGAGAGTTTTCTATAATGTAAAGCCGGAGATAGCGAGGCAACATTTATCTGCAATGACACTGACTACGAAGCACCGCTGGTTCCCGAGAGCGAGAGACAAGAAAGCAAAGAATACTGAAATGGACAGACCATATTTGTAA